The Terriglobia bacterium genomic interval CGTCGCTGAGGAATGTCCCCGTCGAAATGTCGCCGGCATCGACAATCAGGTCCGGCCTTGCGTTGCGAATGATCGTGGCGATTTCCGCGATTCCACCGACACCCTCACGAGGCAGCAGCTGGCCGTGCAGGTCATTTGTATGCATGATCACAATGTGGGTGGGCGTTTGAGCGGCGAACCATACGCCACCGACGGGAACGAACAGAAGTAGCAGACCTGCCAGTATCCGCCTCATGCTGTACAATTTTACGATATGCGGAAACTTATCGGGCTTGTTTCATTGGTATGCCTGGCCGCCGCCGCGCCCGCCCAGAAGAAGGAAACAAATCTCTTCCCTTATAACTACACTGTCGATGATCTGGCAAACGGGCTGCGCCTGGTAACGGTTCCAACCGATTTCCCCAACATGGTGGCCCTTTATATCATTGTGCAGACCGGTTCACGCGATGAAATCGAACCTGGTAAGAGCGGCTACGCGCACCTGTTTGAACACCTGATGTTCCGTGGAAGCGAGCATTACACGCCCGAACAGCGCGATCTCATTCTGAAAAAAGCCGGCGCGGATTCGAATGCGAGTACGAACATGGACCGCACAACCTACTACGACGTCTTTTCCAGGGAAGATCTGGAACCGGTACTGAAGCTGGAAGCCGACCGGTTCCAGCGTCTGAAATATTCCGAACCCGCATATAAAACGGAGTCGCTGGCGGTTCTGGGCGAATACAACAAAAACAGCGCCGACCCGACCGAGAAACTCGACGAAGTGCTGCATGCCACCGCATTCACAAAGAATACCTACGCGCACACGACGATGGGGTTTCTCAAAGACATCCAGGACATGCCGAATCAGTATCCATACAGCCTGGAGTTCTACCAGCGGTTCTACCGTCCGGAATACACGACGATCGTTCTGGCGGGTGATTTGAGCCGGGATCAGGCGCTCAATCTTGTGAAGAAATACTTCGGAGAGTGGAAACGCGGGAGCTATGTCCCGTCGATCCCGCCGGAGCCGGCCCAGACTGCTCCCCGGACCGCCACCGTCGAGTGGGCGTCGCCCACGCTGCCGTGGGTCGTCGTCGCCTTCAAGGGACCGGCGTATTCCAACGACAAGAAGGACAAACCGGCGCTCGATCTGCTGTTACCTATGGCATTCGGCTCGAATTCGGATCTTTATCAGAAGCTCGTTTTGAAAGAACAGAAAGTCGACGTGCTCGACACGGATTTCGGCGGCCATCCCGCTCCTGAATTGTTTTCGGTCTCCGCACGGGTTAAGGATGGGAAGGACCTGGACTACGTTCGCGACGAAATTCTGGCTGCGTTCAAACGTTTCACGGATGAAAACGTGGATCCGATGAAACTCAATGCAACACGGTCGCGCCTCCGCTACAGCTTCGCCCTGAGAATGAACAGTTCGCCTGCGATTGCGAGTTCCCTGGCGCTCTACATCGGATTGATGCGTTCACCGGATACGATCAACAAGCTCTTTGCGCTTTATCAGCAGCTCACCCCGGAAGACATCCGGGCCGCCGCCAGGCAGTATTTCGTTCTCAATAACCGCACCATTGTGACGTTGACGTCGAATCGGGGTACGAAATGACCGGACGAAAACGTTTTCTTGTGCCTTTGATGTTCTGTCTTGTGCCGGTGGTGATTATTTCCTCTTCGGCCGCGGTTCCGGCAAAACCGGCAAGCGTGCTTCTTCCAGGAACGTCGCCCCTGGTCACGTTTCGAATCCTTTTCATGACCGGCTCCGCCTACGATCCGCCCGGCAAGGAAGGCCTGGCGCAGCTGACGGCATCGATGCTGGCGGAAGGCGGAACCCGCTCGATGACGTACGACCAGATTGTGAAAGCTCTGTATCCCATGGCGTCTTCGGTGAGTGCGCAGGTCGATAAAGAAATGACGGTCTTCTCCGGCACCTCCCATATCGAAAACCTCGAGCGCTATTACCCGCTGCTCAAGGACATGCTGCTGGACCCGGGGTTCAGAGCCGACGACTTCATGCGCCTGCGGGAAGACGCGGTCAACTACCTCAAGGTCTCCCTCCGGGAAAGCAACGACGAAGAACTCGGCAAAGAGTACCTGTACAATGTGATCTATTCCGGCCATCCCTACGGGCACGACAACACAGGCCGCATCGTTGCGCTCGAGAAGCTGACGATCGATGATGTCCGGGACTTCTATCGCGGTCACTACACCGCAGCGAACCTGGTGGTCGGACTTGCCGGCGGATATCCGAAAGGATTCCCGGAAAAGGTGGAGGCTGATTTTACAAAGCTGCCTGAAACTTCGGCGGATCAGAAGCATTTCGACGCTCCGAAAATCGCGGCCGGAATGCATGTCGACATCATCACGCGCGACACGCGTTCGACCGCGATTTCACTGGGATTCCCGATTGACGTCAACCGGTCGGCAAAGGACTGGGCCGCTCTCGCGCTGATCGCGTCGTATTTCGGCCAGCACCGGTCGTCCAACAGTTACCTTTTTCAACGGCTGCGGGAAGCGCGCGGAATGAATTACGGCGATTACGCTTACATCGAATATTTTCCACGCGGAATGTTCCTGATGACGCCCGAACCGAATCTCGGCCGGCAGCAGCAGATCTTCCAGATCTGGATCCGGCCCGTGGAGCAGGATAACGGCGTCTTCGCTTTGCGGGCCGCTCTGTACGAATACGACAAACTCGTAAGAGACGGCCTTTCCCAACACGAGTTCGACACCACACGCGAGTTCCTGACCAAGTATGCGAACGTGCTCACTCAGACTCAGAGCGCACGCCTCGGTTATGCCATGGACAGCCGCTATTACGGCATTCCGGATTACAACGCCTATGTCCGCACGCAGCTTGCGAAGCTGACGCTTGCCGATGTGAATGCTGCAATACGGCGTCACCTGAAGACCGAACGCATGCGGGCCGTCGTGGTAACTAAAAACGGGGAAGGATTCCGCAACTCGATCGTGAACAACTCACCGTCACCCATAACCTACAATTCACCGAAACCGAAAGAGATCATGGACGAAGACAAGGTCATTCAGGTTTATAAGATCAACGCACGGCCTGAAGACATCCGCATCGTTCCAGTCGAGCAAATCTTCGAATAATGTCCCGGCAATTTCTGATCGTTGCCGGCGAAGCATCCGCAGACATGTACGGGGCCGAAGTCGTCCGGTCCCTGCGCCGCAAATTTCCGGACGCCCGGTTTTTCGGCCTGGGCGGCCCGCGCATGCGCAATGCGGGCGTCGAACTCGAAGGCGACATCAGCAAAACTGCTGTTGTCGGACCTTTCGAAATGCTCAGCTCTCTCGGACACCTGTATGGGGTTTTCCGGCGTCTTGCGGAACGCGTCGAGGCGGAACCGCCGGACGCGGCGGTCCTGATCGATTTCCCGGATTTCAATCTGCGGCTGGCCAAACGCATAAAACACGCCCACGTGCCAATCGTTTACTACATCAGTCCGCAGGTATGGGCCTGGCGCGAAGGGCGGGTAAAGCAGATCTCCGAACTCGTGAACAAGATGCTCGTCATCTTTCCCTTCGAAGAAGAGATTTACCGGAAGGCCGGCGTGGATGTCGAGTTCGTGGGGCACCCGCTGATCGACATGGTTCGGACAACGAAATCAAAGGAAGAGTTTTGCGAAGATCACGGAATCGATCCCAGGCGAACTCTGGTCGCGCTTCTGCCGGGAAGCCGGCGCAAGGAAGTGCGTTTCATTCTTCCGACGCTCTGCGAAGCCGCGACGCTTATTCTCGCCAGGAAACCGGATGCGCAGTTCATCCTGCCGCTGGCCGCAGGGCTCGACCGCCGCTTTGTCCAGGAGATGATCCGCGGAGTTTCGGTGAAGATCGTGATGAACGACACCTACAATGCGATCCGATTTGCCCGCGCCGCCATCGTCGCCAGCGGAACCGCGACGCTTGAAACAGCGCTGCTGGGAACACCGGAAGTCATTGTTTACCGGATTTCGCACGCGACCTGGACGCTCGGGAAATTCCTGCTGAAGGTCCGGCTGTTTGGAATCGTTAACATCATTCTCGGCGAGGAAGTCGTCCCCGAGCTGTTCCAGGACCGCATGACGCCGGAAGCCGTCAGCCAGACGGCACTGCGGTTGATGGACGATGTCTGGATCCAATCCCGGATCCGAACGAACTACGAAAAACTACGGCGCCAGCTGGGGACAGGGAATGTGGCGGAGCGAGTGGCGGAAGCCGTGGAGAAGCTGGTTAATTCCGGACCAGGACACACTACAGAATGATTGGGGATGCCACCGGCCGGCGGCAAAAGAATCGTCTTTTTTCGCCGCGACGGTGTGCCCATGTGATTTCGGGTCTGCGTCGGTGTTATCCTGAGGGTTTTATTTCACTCAGCGAGGTTATGCTGTGCCTGGATTACTTCCCAATGTCGACCCTGATGGATTGCTCGAATACTCAGTTGTTTTCACCGACCGTGCGGTCAACCACATGTCTCTCAAGTTCCGTAATGTGGTCAAGGACATATCCCGCATCCTGAAACAGACCTACAACGCACACGCGGCGGTCCTTGTGCCGGGCAGCGGCACGTTTGGAATGGAATCGGTCGCCCGCCAGTTCGGAACCGGACAGAAGTGTCTGGTCATCCGCAACGGATGGTTCAGCTACCGGTGGAGTCAGATTTTCGAGGTGGGAAAAATCCCATCGCAGGAAATCGTGTTGAAGGCGCGCCGGAGCGGAGCGGGTCCGCAGGCGCCCTTTGCACCGGCGCCTATTGAAGAAGTCACAGCTGCGATTTCGAAGGAGCGGCCGGCGGTTGTGTTCGCGCCTCATGTCGAAACCGCGTCGGGAATGATTTTGCCGCCGGATTACATGCGCGCGGTCGGCGAAGCCGTCCATGCCGTGGGCGGACTGTTCGCCCTCGATTGCATTGCCTCCGGGGCGATCTGGGTCGATATGAAGGACGTCGGCGCCGACGTTCTGATTTCCGCTCCGCAAAAAGGCTGGAGCGGTCCCGCGTCTTGCGCCATGGTTCTCCTCTCCGCGTCCGCACGTGAACGTCTTGATAAGACCCAGAACACCAGCTTCACGATGGATCTCAAAAAATGGATGCAGATCATGGAAGCCTTCGAAGCAGGTGGCCATGCCTATCACACCACGATGCCGACCGATGCCCTCACGCGTCTGCGCGATGCAATGCTGGAAACCGAAGCCGCCGGACTGGACTTGCTCAAGTCGCGCCAGCAGAGTCAGGGCGATCAGGTTCGCGCTCTCCTTGAGAGCAAAGGGTTTGGCAGCGTCGCCGCGAAGGGATTTCAGTCTCCCGGCGTCGTGGTGAGTTACACGACGGATCCCGACATCCAGAATTCCAAAAAATTCGCCGCTCACGGATTGCAGGCCGCTGCCGGCGTTCCGCTCCAGTGCGACGAGGGAGCGGACTTCAAGACTTTCCGGCTCGGCCTTTTCGGCCTCGATAAATTGAAGAACGTTGAACGCACGGTGCAGAACCTGGCGAAAGCCCTGGATCAGATCAAGAGTTGAGCACCGCCAGGGAGTGGACGCAGCGCGAAGGAGTTCGTTCAGGCCTTCAAGTGTGCTCTCGACCCCGACACCATCGGCCGTCCTGAAAACCCGCAGTTTTTGGCCGCGCAAGCGCGATTCCTTGCACTGCGGCTCTCCCATTCGACGTGGAGAGCCGCCCCCGCTCGGTAATATCGGCGCGGCAAGCTCGTAATTGTTTGCGAGGTCCCGTGGAGTTTTCTTGCGAATTTTCCTCGCCAATTCCGCTTATATCCCATGATGAGTGTCCTCAGGCAGCGCGATCCTCACGCGATGGCGTGCGTGGCCATCTGGATATTTCTGGTTGCAAGTGTGTGGTTGACCGCACGGATTGCTTGGATGATCACATTGAGTAACTTGTGGATTCTAACGGCAGGAGTGTTGTCCGGTTTCGTCGCACAAGACTTTGTGTCGGGTTTGATCCATTGGGCATGCGACACCTGGGGGTCGCCGGCGACGCCCATAATCGGCGATCCGCTCATTCGCGTGTTTCGCGAGCATCACAGTGATCCGAAGGCGATGACGCATCACGGATTCGTGGCTACGAACGGCGCAAACTGCCTCGCAACGTTGCCGGCGCTGCTACCCGCGCTTATGCTGCCGCTGAACGGCAACGCGACCTGGTCGATGTACGTTGCCGCCTTTGTGCTGTCACTGACAAGCTTTGGTTTCATAACAAATCAGGCTCATAAATGGGCGCATATGGATGTGCCGCCGAAATCCGCGGCATGGTTGCAGAGCCGTGCTCTGATTCTGCCGCCCCAGCATCACGCGATACACCACGCCACTCCCTTCGATAGTCACTACTGCATCACCACAGGATGGATGAACAGGCCACTTCAAAGAATCCGCTTCTTCGCCAGGCTGGAGTGGCTGATCACCGCGTTGACTGGCGCTCAGCCCCGTGTAACATAAGGCAACATCCTTGCCGGCAAGCGCGGCTGACCGAGAAACCCTCACACCGCTCAAATCTTCCCTGACGCGATGCCTCCGGCGGTGACGAGAAATGGATTCGGCGTGATCAGGCGAGAGGAAGTTTCGTAATCGCGCTGGATCTGCCGGAGCACTGTTCGAAGAGTGCGCGGTTTCCTCCGGAGAAGGCGGCCAGCGTGTTGCCGTTCAGGATTCTTACATTCCAGAGTCGTTTAAGCAGCAAAGTCGCCAAGTCCGGGCGGCGTAATCGCGTTCTGATGATCCGCTTGAACGACGCGAAAAATGAACGCTCATATCGATGAGGCCTACGACCTGACATCCGTCCTCCCTGGCGACGCGATACAATAGGCGCCACTATGAGCCAAGCAGTCACAACCCAAGCTGGTGTGCCCGATGCCGCCGAGTTGATGGAGCGCGCGACTCGCATGCGGCCGCTCCTCCAAGCCAACGCCGAAGAGACCGATCGTTTGCGGCGCCTGCCCGACGCGATTGTGCAGGCTTTGCGCGAGAGCGGTCTTTGCCGATTGATGGTCCCGCGCCGACTGGGTGGCTACGAAACCGACATACACACCTACATTGCGGCGATGGCCGAAATCGGTCGAGGCTGCGGATCGAGCGCCTGGACAGCGAGCCTGTTGAATGTCTGCGCATGGCTTGCGGGCCTGTTTCCGGAACGTGCACAACTCGACGTCTGGGGCGCCGATCCCGAAGCTTGGATCGCCGGCTCGCTCGCACCGCGGGGAGAAGCGCGGGCCGTCGAGGGCGGTTGGATGGTCAATGGACGCTGGCCTTGGGCCTCCGGCTGTCTGCACGCGCAATGGGCCGCATGCGGCATCCACATGAAGAATGAAAGCGGCGAAATGGCGAACCTGGGTCTCTCGTTACTGCAGATGACAGACCTGACGATCGAAGACACCTGGCACATGTCAGGCATGAAGGGGACCGGGAGCAACACGATTGTCGCGACAGGAGTTTTGGTTCCCGCGCATCGATTTCTGCCATACCCTGACGCATTCGAAGGCCGCTACCGGACAGAACATCAGGACGAATCGCTTTATCGCGCCGCCCTCGTCCCGTTCACAATACTGATCCTGATCGGTTCTCAGCTTGGTGTCGCCCGCGCCGCCCTTGACTATGTGATGGCCAATGCCTCGGCGCGCGGTGTCACACACACAAACTTCTCGAAACAAACCGAGTCCGCAGGGTTTCAAATCCAGATTGCCGAAGCGGCCATGAAAATTGAAACGGCATACCTGCACGCGTTCCGCGCCGCAGATGATCTCGATGAGAGCGCAAGAAGAACCGCCCATCCCGCCCTCGTCGCACGGGCACGAATACGTGCCGACGTCGCACTGGTCGCGAAGTATTGCCGCGAGGCAGTTGATATGCTGGTGTCCGCCCACGGCACATCAAGTCTTGCCGACTCGAACCCCTTACAGAGACTTTGGCGCGACATTCACGTCGCAAGCCATCACGCGATAACGGAGTGGCAGGTCAATCTCGAGATCTATGGGAAAGCCCTTCTCGGCGTCGAGCCGAATATCACTTCCCTGATTTAGGAACTGAGGGGTCTTACACCTGAACAACTTCAAAGTTCTTCGCGAGGAATTCGTTCGGATCTATTCCGAACCGGTCCTTCAACGGTTTCTGGAAAAACAAAGGCAATCCCATCCCGGCGTGGATCTTCCCGAGCCTCCAGAATCCGGAACCCTCGATATCCGCCAGGTCATCGAGTCCCCTTATTTCTTTGCGTGACAGATTGTTGCGGGTTCGGGTTAATTCCGGACCAGGACAAACGACAGAATGATTGTGGATGCCACCGGCCGGCCGAACTGTGTTGCCGGTGTGAAATGCGCGAGCGAGAGCATTTGCTGGACCGATTCGGGAACATGCGATCCCGAAAGAACCTGATAGTCCAGGACCTGGCCCTCATTTCCCACGTAGGTTTCGATCGTCAGCGGTTCCTGCAGATCCTGATTGCCGCCGGAAGCATAACGGATCCAATTCGGATCGGTCGTATGGACAGGCTTGAACAATCCAAAGACGGGTTCTTCGGCGATGTGATCCTGGGCCAGCACGGTGGAATTCGATGCGAGACTGCCCAATAGAACGCCGAAAAACAGCATCGTCAACGACACGCCAAGCACGACAGGAACAACCAGCGGCCTGAGCAGATCCTGCAGGCGATTCTCGAACCGGACCAGCGTGTTTCTATTCCGTTCCTGAGAAAGCCTCACGCGAGTCTCGAGCACCATGTCTTCGGGTAACTCGGGGGTCTCGATGCGGGCGATCAGGCTCCGCATCGAAATATAGGACTGAAGCTGCCGCCTGCATGGCTCGCAACCGGCGACATGGCCGTCGAGGCGTTCGGCCTGTTGCGGGGAGACCATCGAGTCGATGAAGGGGCTCATCAACTTTTGTGCGGCGGAACAGTTCAAGTTACTCATTACAACTACCTCAAATCCCGGACCGATAAAAATCGCATCAGCGACTTCTTCAGGTCAGCCCGCGCCCGGGCCAGGCGGGACTTCACGGTCCCGACAGAAACGCCGAGTACATCGGCGATTTCGATATACGAGAATCCTTCGATATCGCGCAGCACAATGATAGACCGGTGCTCCCGGGACAGCTTTCCCAGCGCCTGTTGAATGGCGCCCTCTTCTTCCTTCGACTGCAACGCCTGCTCCGGCGTCGGGCCGGAGGCCGGAACCATCCGTCCGGCATCGATGCCGGATCCATTCGGTTGGTCGTCCAGAGACACCGTGGCAAATTTGTGCCGCCTTTTCCACCACCGCAAACGATTCAGAATTTCCGAGAAGGCGATTCTGAAAATCCATGTTTTCAGTGCGGCTTCGCCCTTGAATCCCGCAATGTTGCGAAAGACTTTGAGGAAGATTTCCTGGACAATGTCCGACGCTTCCGCTGAATCACCGAGCATCCGGTATGCCACGTGAAAGATGGAGGCGCTGTAGGTGCGCACGAGTTCGTCATACGCCGCGTCCTCGTTGGCCTGAAGGCGCGAGACAAACAGGGCATCGTCGGAACTCAGCGCGCTTTGTCCGGCAGCGCGGTCCAGCCAGTTATAGGCGATCTCTCTCGGCATCAGTATTTCGCCCTACAAGGATTAATGGACACCGTCAGTGGTGAATTGTTCCACAAATTTCAGGCCTGCGCCCATTATTTCGGCTACCGCATTCCGGCTGGGGGCTTCGCAGTAAACCCTTAGTAACGGCTCGGTTCCAGACTGCCTGAAAAGAATCCAGCTGTCGTTCTCTAAAAACACTTTGCAACCATCGAGTTGCCCGACCTCTTTGACCCGCCGGGCGGCAAACGCCGCGGGCGGCTCGCTTTTCCAGGCGGCGACCACTCGATTGCCGGCCTCAATCGGTACATGCAGGTCCCGGCGGTCGTAGTGGAACTCGCCAAACTCCTTCCACATGTCATGGATCAACTCGGTGCACGACTTTCCGGAAGCTGCCAGGAGGTCGAGGAAAAGAAGATTGATGAAAATACCGTCCCGCTCCGGAAGATGCCGCGAAAGACCGATTCCGCCGCTCTCCTCACCACCGATCAGGATTTCGTGCTCGAGCATGAGCTCACCGATGTTCTTGAATCCAATAGGCCGCTCGAAAAGCTCCAGGCCGAGTTTCGAAGCAATTCGCGGGATCAGCAGACTCTGGGAGTAGGTTCTTGCGACTGCGCCGCGCCAACCTTTATTGCGATATATATGGAGCAGCAACAGGGACAAGGTCTGCAGCGTATTGACGTATTCGCCGGTCTCATCGACGATGCCGAGGCGGTCGGCGTCGCCGTCGGTGGCAAGCCCAACGTCGCTTCCCGTCTTGCGAACGGCATCGCCCAGCGGCCCGAGCTGCGGCATCATGGGTTCGGGATTAATGCCGCCAAACAAAGGGTCCGGATTCCCCCGAATGGTTTGAACCGCGCAGCATGTCTCGCGGAGCAGTTGTTCGAGAATGTATCCGCCGCATCCGTGCATGGAATCGACGACGACTTTGAGCTTCGAATTTGCGATTCGCCCCCAGTCGACAAGCGATTTGAGGTGGTCGAAGTAGTAAGGTTCCGGCGCAATCGTTTCAAGCGGGCGCGGCCTGTAGTCGCGGGCTTCAGCCCGCGTCAAATTCTCCTCAATTTTTGCCGTGATCGCGGGCGTGGCGCTGCCGCCAAAATGCGCCTTCACTTTGAATCCATTGAAGGTGGCAGGATTATGGCTGGCCGTGATCATGATGCCGCCGACAAATTTCCGCCGCCGCACTTCGAATGAAACATAGGGCGTCGGATACGGCCGGTCGAGCATGACCACTCGAAAACCATTCGCTGCAAAGACTTCCGCAGCCGCCCTCGCAAACGCGGCGGATTGGAACCGGACATCGAATCCGACCAATACGGCCTGCTCCGGACCTTCAACAGTTTTGAAATAGTCTGCGGTCGCCTGGGCCGCGCGCCGCACGTTTTCAAAGGTAAATTCTTCCGCAATGATGGCGCGCCAGCCATCCGTCCCGAATTTGATTGGATTTTTCATAGGAAAGAGAAATCGGTAAGCACTGTCTTGTCGCCCAGAACAACGCCATGCCGGAGCCTGGCGGAGCGGCCGATGTAGCAGCCTTTGCCGATCAGACTGCCGGAGATGCGCGCATCGGCGTCGATGGTATTGCCCGCCCAGATCACGGAATCGACAATATGCACTCCTTCGTCGATCTTGCAATTGTTCCCGATGACAGAGTTTTCGATCCGTACTCCGGCGCGGATCGTCACGTCCGGCCCGATGATTGATTTTTCGTCGATTGCAGCGCCGGCCGGCAGCGCGGCTCGAAGCAGAGCACTCTTCGCAACGCGGGGAGACGCGAACTTTCCGGAAAGGATGTCGTGATGGACCTCCAGATACTTTTGCGGCGTGCCGATATCGATCCAGTACTTATCGAGCACAAACGACATAACGGGCTCTTTGTGCTCCAGCAAGGTGGGAAAGAGTCCGCGCTCGAATGAGTAAGGCTCGCCTTTCGGCATGTACTTCAGGACGGAAGGCTCGAGAACATAGATTCCGGCGTTGATGGTGTTGCAGGTGATTTCATCCGGTCCCGGCTTTTCGATGAATCGTTGAATCCAGCCTTCGGGGTCGGTCTCGACGAGTCCATAGGCCGAAGGATTCTCGACCGGCGTCAGGACAATCGTCGCCACGGCCCGGGTGGCCCGGTGATGCGCGACCACGGCGCCAAGGTCAATCGCCGTCAGGACGTCACCGTTAAAAACCACCGTCGAATCGCTGATGTGTTCTTCGGCATTCTTGAAAGCGCCCCCGGTGCCCAGGGGAGTGCCTTCCACGGCATACCGGATCCAGACACCGTAATCCGAACCATCTTTTAACAAATCTTCGATTTTCCGTGGCTGATACGACAAACTGAGGATGATTTCGTCAATTCCGGCGCTCCGCATCAGGTCGATCTGATAGAGAAGAAACGGGGAATTGGCCACCGGTACAACCGGTTTCGGAGTATTGATCGTCAGAGGGCGTAAGCGGGTGCCTTTCCCGCCGGCCAGAATGAGTCCCTTCATAATAGGTTTCTATACTAGAATATCCGACATGAATCTGCCCAACGGGTTGACGTTGATGCGGATATTTTTAGTTCCGCTCCTCGTCGCTGTATTGCTTACGCAGTATAGCGTGATTGCCGTCGTGGTGTTCCTTGCCGCGTCGCTGACGGACCTGCTTGACGGCTATCTGGCGCGGAAACGCGGCCAGGTCACGACACTGGGTACGCTCCTGGATCCCGTGGCGGACAAGCTTCTTATTTCTTCAGCATTCATTGCTCTCGTTCAGCTTCAACTGGTTCATGCCTGGATGGTGGCCATCATCGTCGGCCGCGAATTCGCAGTAACGGGTTTGCGCAGCATCGCATCGGCTCAAGGTTTCACGATCGACGCGTCACAATTCGGCAAAATCAAGATGGTCACGCAGGTGGCGGCGATTACGTTCCTGATTCTGGGCATGCCGGGCGGCATTCCCCATCCTGCGTTTCAGAAAGTGGGCAATTTCATGCTGATTGTCGTGGTTGTGTTCGCCGTGGTTTCTGCCGTCGACTATTTCCGCCGGTTCTGGACAAAGATCGACGATGGCTTCAAGGCAAAGCAGCGCCGCCAGCTCATCATTCGGGAAAAGAGACAGCGGCGCCAGCTCTCCACTCGCAATGTTCCAACTCACTGAAGACGCCCAACGGCTTCTTCTTCAAATCGCACGAAACGCAGCCCGGTCTTATCTCTCGGGCCAGTCTCCCCATATGCCCGAAATCCCTCCGGGCATCCTGACCGAGTCCTGTGGGGTTTTTGTATCGATTCACAAGGGTACAAATCTTCGTGGCTGTATCGGGAACCTGCATT includes:
- a CDS encoding pitrilysin family protein, with product MRKLIGLVSLVCLAAAAPAQKKETNLFPYNYTVDDLANGLRLVTVPTDFPNMVALYIIVQTGSRDEIEPGKSGYAHLFEHLMFRGSEHYTPEQRDLILKKAGADSNASTNMDRTTYYDVFSREDLEPVLKLEADRFQRLKYSEPAYKTESLAVLGEYNKNSADPTEKLDEVLHATAFTKNTYAHTTMGFLKDIQDMPNQYPYSLEFYQRFYRPEYTTIVLAGDLSRDQALNLVKKYFGEWKRGSYVPSIPPEPAQTAPRTATVEWASPTLPWVVVAFKGPAYSNDKKDKPALDLLLPMAFGSNSDLYQKLVLKEQKVDVLDTDFGGHPAPELFSVSARVKDGKDLDYVRDEILAAFKRFTDENVDPMKLNATRSRLRYSFALRMNSSPAIASSLALYIGLMRSPDTINKLFALYQQLTPEDIRAAARQYFVLNNRTIVTLTSNRGTK
- a CDS encoding pitrilysin family protein, with amino-acid sequence MTGRKRFLVPLMFCLVPVVIISSSAAVPAKPASVLLPGTSPLVTFRILFMTGSAYDPPGKEGLAQLTASMLAEGGTRSMTYDQIVKALYPMASSVSAQVDKEMTVFSGTSHIENLERYYPLLKDMLLDPGFRADDFMRLREDAVNYLKVSLRESNDEELGKEYLYNVIYSGHPYGHDNTGRIVALEKLTIDDVRDFYRGHYTAANLVVGLAGGYPKGFPEKVEADFTKLPETSADQKHFDAPKIAAGMHVDIITRDTRSTAISLGFPIDVNRSAKDWAALALIASYFGQHRSSNSYLFQRLREARGMNYGDYAYIEYFPRGMFLMTPEPNLGRQQQIFQIWIRPVEQDNGVFALRAALYEYDKLVRDGLSQHEFDTTREFLTKYANVLTQTQSARLGYAMDSRYYGIPDYNAYVRTQLAKLTLADVNAAIRRHLKTERMRAVVVTKNGEGFRNSIVNNSPSPITYNSPKPKEIMDEDKVIQVYKINARPEDIRIVPVEQIFE
- the lpxB gene encoding lipid-A-disaccharide synthase — encoded protein: MSRQFLIVAGEASADMYGAEVVRSLRRKFPDARFFGLGGPRMRNAGVELEGDISKTAVVGPFEMLSSLGHLYGVFRRLAERVEAEPPDAAVLIDFPDFNLRLAKRIKHAHVPIVYYISPQVWAWREGRVKQISELVNKMLVIFPFEEEIYRKAGVDVEFVGHPLIDMVRTTKSKEEFCEDHGIDPRRTLVALLPGSRRKEVRFILPTLCEAATLILARKPDAQFILPLAAGLDRRFVQEMIRGVSVKIVMNDTYNAIRFARAAIVASGTATLETALLGTPEVIVYRISHATWTLGKFLLKVRLFGIVNIILGEEVVPELFQDRMTPEAVSQTALRLMDDVWIQSRIRTNYEKLRRQLGTGNVAERVAEAVEKLVNSGPGHTTE
- a CDS encoding aminotransferase class V-fold PLP-dependent enzyme, whose product is MPGLLPNVDPDGLLEYSVVFTDRAVNHMSLKFRNVVKDISRILKQTYNAHAAVLVPGSGTFGMESVARQFGTGQKCLVIRNGWFSYRWSQIFEVGKIPSQEIVLKARRSGAGPQAPFAPAPIEEVTAAISKERPAVVFAPHVETASGMILPPDYMRAVGEAVHAVGGLFALDCIASGAIWVDMKDVGADVLISAPQKGWSGPASCAMVLLSASARERLDKTQNTSFTMDLKKWMQIMEAFEAGGHAYHTTMPTDALTRLRDAMLETEAAGLDLLKSRQQSQGDQVRALLESKGFGSVAAKGFQSPGVVVSYTTDPDIQNSKKFAAHGLQAAAGVPLQCDEGADFKTFRLGLFGLDKLKNVERTVQNLAKALDQIKS
- a CDS encoding fatty acid desaturase CarF family protein, which encodes MSVLRQRDPHAMACVAIWIFLVASVWLTARIAWMITLSNLWILTAGVLSGFVAQDFVSGLIHWACDTWGSPATPIIGDPLIRVFREHHSDPKAMTHHGFVATNGANCLATLPALLPALMLPLNGNATWSMYVAAFVLSLTSFGFITNQAHKWAHMDVPPKSAAWLQSRALILPPQHHAIHHATPFDSHYCITTGWMNRPLQRIRFFARLEWLITALTGAQPRVT
- a CDS encoding acyl-CoA dehydrogenase family protein codes for the protein MSQAVTTQAGVPDAAELMERATRMRPLLQANAEETDRLRRLPDAIVQALRESGLCRLMVPRRLGGYETDIHTYIAAMAEIGRGCGSSAWTASLLNVCAWLAGLFPERAQLDVWGADPEAWIAGSLAPRGEARAVEGGWMVNGRWPWASGCLHAQWAACGIHMKNESGEMANLGLSLLQMTDLTIEDTWHMSGMKGTGSNTIVATGVLVPAHRFLPYPDAFEGRYRTEHQDESLYRAALVPFTILILIGSQLGVARAALDYVMANASARGVTHTNFSKQTESAGFQIQIAEAAMKIETAYLHAFRAADDLDESARRTAHPALVARARIRADVALVAKYCREAVDMLVSAHGTSSLADSNPLQRLWRDIHVASHHAITEWQVNLEIYGKALLGVEPNITSLI
- a CDS encoding zf-HC2 domain-containing protein; the encoded protein is MSNLNCSAAQKLMSPFIDSMVSPQQAERLDGHVAGCEPCRRQLQSYISMRSLIARIETPELPEDMVLETRVRLSQERNRNTLVRFENRLQDLLRPLVVPVVLGVSLTMLFFGVLLGSLASNSTVLAQDHIAEEPVFGLFKPVHTTDPNWIRYASGGNQDLQEPLTIETYVGNEGQVLDYQVLSGSHVPESVQQMLSLAHFTPATQFGRPVASTIILSFVLVRN
- a CDS encoding sigma-70 family RNA polymerase sigma factor: MPREIAYNWLDRAAGQSALSSDDALFVSRLQANEDAAYDELVRTYSASIFHVAYRMLGDSAEASDIVQEIFLKVFRNIAGFKGEAALKTWIFRIAFSEILNRLRWWKRRHKFATVSLDDQPNGSGIDAGRMVPASGPTPEQALQSKEEEGAIQQALGKLSREHRSIIVLRDIEGFSYIEIADVLGVSVGTVKSRLARARADLKKSLMRFLSVRDLR